A part of Motilibacter aurantiacus genomic DNA contains:
- a CDS encoding lytic transglycosylase: protein MTPYAQPANGLDEPVEPSGPTAAATGQAPGREAGAGARRRRSPRGRWKRALVAGGAPLLLAGLVTAGAPGWGAYTVRSGDTLSEIAVRYHTSVAALVRANDLPGNGNLIRIGQRLSVPSRSSASRSAPRTSKSKVVVTHRVVPGDTMGELAARYGTKASVIRKANGIRHSAVIRIGQVLRIPVTRRTTSGGSTGSSSGASSPSPSYSGNSFAGRTYPNETVARAARNRAILASRSMPSRDSIRALVASTARRHGVDPSLALAVAYQESGFNPRVVSVANAIGTMQVIPTSGDWASSILGRRLDLLDPRDNITAGVVLLRVLLRSAGSTERAVAGYYQGLASVRRNGMYTDTKRYVANILALRARFR, encoded by the coding sequence GTGACCCCGTACGCGCAGCCCGCCAACGGGCTGGACGAGCCTGTGGAGCCGAGCGGCCCGACGGCAGCAGCGACCGGGCAGGCCCCCGGCCGGGAGGCGGGCGCCGGCGCTCGCCGTCGCCGTTCGCCGCGCGGCCGCTGGAAGCGGGCCCTCGTGGCCGGCGGCGCGCCGCTCCTCCTCGCCGGCCTGGTCACCGCGGGCGCCCCCGGCTGGGGCGCCTACACGGTGCGCAGCGGTGACACGCTCAGCGAGATCGCCGTGCGCTACCACACCTCGGTGGCAGCGCTCGTCCGGGCGAACGACCTGCCGGGCAACGGCAACCTCATCCGCATCGGCCAGCGGCTGAGCGTCCCGTCCCGGTCGTCGGCGAGCCGCAGCGCGCCGCGCACGAGCAAGAGCAAGGTCGTCGTCACGCACCGCGTCGTCCCCGGCGACACCATGGGCGAGCTGGCAGCGCGCTACGGCACCAAGGCCTCCGTGATCCGCAAGGCCAACGGCATCCGTCACTCCGCCGTGATCCGCATCGGGCAGGTGCTGCGCATCCCGGTCACCCGCAGGACCACGAGCGGCGGGTCGACCGGCTCCTCCTCGGGCGCGTCGAGCCCGTCGCCGTCGTACTCCGGCAACTCGTTCGCCGGGCGGACGTACCCGAACGAGACGGTCGCCCGGGCGGCCCGGAACCGCGCGATCCTCGCCTCCCGCTCGATGCCGTCGCGCGACAGCATCCGCGCCCTCGTCGCCTCCACCGCCCGCCGGCACGGGGTGGACCCCTCGCTCGCGCTCGCCGTGGCGTACCAGGAGTCCGGGTTCAACCCGCGCGTCGTGTCCGTCGCGAACGCGATCGGGACCATGCAGGTCATCCCGACCAGCGGTGACTGGGCCTCCTCGATCCTCGGGCGCCGTCTCGACCTGCTCGACCCGCGCGACAACATCACCGCCGGGGTCGTCCTGCTGCGCGTCCTGCTGCGCTCGGCCGGATCGACCGAGCGGGCCGTGGCCGGCTACTACCAGGGCCTCGCCTCCGTCCGACGCAACGGGATGTACACCGACACCAAGCGGTACGTCGCGAACATCCTGGCTCTGCGGGCCCGGTTCCGCTGA
- a CDS encoding Rv2175c family DNA-binding protein — MTDALGSAAVDDVESLVPAWLTVPEAAEQLGLDVVRVRSLLKDRHLLAVRRGERNVLSIPAAFVSDGKVLKGLPGLLTLLADARYNDTESLRWLFTADDSLPGTPVQALTENRGTEVKRRAQALAF; from the coding sequence GTGACTGACGCACTCGGTTCCGCCGCCGTCGACGACGTCGAGAGCCTGGTCCCGGCGTGGCTGACCGTTCCCGAGGCCGCGGAGCAGCTGGGGCTCGACGTCGTACGCGTGCGGTCCCTGCTCAAGGACCGGCACCTGCTCGCCGTGCGCCGCGGCGAGCGCAACGTCCTCTCGATCCCGGCCGCGTTCGTCTCCGACGGCAAGGTCCTCAAGGGCCTGCCCGGGCTGCTGACGCTGCTCGCGGACGCCCGCTACAACGACACCGAGTCGCTGCGATGGCTGTTCACGGCCGACGACAGCCTGCCCGGGACCCCCGTCCAGGCGCTCACCGAGAACCGCGGCACCGAGGTCAAGCGGCGGGCCCAGGCTCTCGCGTTCTGA